The following proteins are encoded in a genomic region of Gossypium hirsutum isolate 1008001.06 chromosome D05, Gossypium_hirsutum_v2.1, whole genome shotgun sequence:
- the LOC107907230 gene encoding protein SODIUM POTASSIUM ROOT DEFECTIVE 2: protein MGKLSFSKMLDCLYLSSGSCSCFCMNTLDDDEFEKTPLVTSEKTQLLRLKDVVAGNQTLAFQLKPKMVVLRVSMHCHGCARKVEKHISKMDGVTSYKVDLENKRVVVIGDIIPFEVLESVSKVKNAELWTSPS, encoded by the exons ATGGGGAAACTTAGTTTTAGCAAGATGTTGGATTGTTTATATTTGTCTTCAGGCTCTTGTTCTTGTTTCTGTATGAACACATTGGATGATGATGAGTTTGAAAAAACCCCATTGGTAACATCTGAAAAAACCCAGTTGTTGAGATTGAAAGATGTTGTGGCTGGCAATCAGACCTTGGCCTTTCAGCTTAAGCCTAAG ATGGTGGTACTAAGGGTATCCATGCATTGCCATGGATGTGCAAGAAAAGTTGAAAAACACATTTCAAAGATGGATG GAGTGACCTCATACAAAGTAGACCTGGAAAACAAAAGGGTAGTTGTTATTGGTGATATAATCCCTTTTGAAGTGCTTGAGAGTGTTTCAAAGGTTAAAAATGCAGAGCTTTGGACATCTCCTTCTTGA